From one Mesomycoplasma ovipneumoniae genomic stretch:
- a CDS encoding deacetylase SIR2 encodes MNLRTFSILDQAIKIKKILDSADAIVVGVGSGLTSADGNNYYGSKFSDNFKDFIEKYHFLDMLQASLYDFGSWETYWAFHSRFAKVNFLDLKESESFLNLKKILENKNFFIITTNSDSFFEKSGFDNQKIFYIQGKYNLMQCSKMCKNFLYQDDELILKMVQNQKNMKVDYNLLPKCPECNAFLEINKRISFKGMVEDQNFDNQKANYNNFIEQNKDKNLVFLEIGVGFTTPQLIKLPFQEMTKKFKNAKYLVINQKKYRTNKDILEKSYFFHEDIKLLLQKITEQE; translated from the coding sequence ATGAACTTGAGGACTTTTAGTATTCTAGATCAAGCGATAAAGATCAAGAAAATCCTTGATTCAGCTGATGCAATTGTTGTTGGAGTTGGTTCAGGACTAACAAGTGCAGATGGAAATAATTATTATGGATCAAAATTCAGTGATAATTTTAAAGATTTTATCGAAAAATACCATTTTTTAGATATGCTTCAAGCTTCGCTTTATGATTTTGGATCATGAGAAACATACTGAGCTTTTCATAGTAGATTTGCAAAAGTTAATTTTTTAGATCTTAAAGAATCAGAAAGTTTTTTGAATTTGAAAAAAATTTTAGAAAATAAGAATTTTTTTATAATAACCACAAATTCTGATAGTTTTTTTGAAAAATCAGGATTTGACAATCAAAAAATTTTTTACATCCAGGGTAAATATAATTTAATGCAGTGCTCAAAAATGTGTAAAAATTTTTTATACCAAGATGATGAACTAATTCTAAAAATGGTACAAAATCAAAAAAATATGAAGGTTGATTATAATTTATTGCCAAAATGCCCAGAATGTAATGCCTTTTTAGAAATAAACAAAAGAATTTCGTTTAAAGGAATGGTTGAAGATCAAAACTTCGACAACCAAAAAGCAAATTACAATAATTTTATTGAACAAAATAAAGATAAAAACTTAGTTTTTCTTGAAATAGGGGTTGGATTTACGACCCCGCAATTAATTAAATTGCCTTTTCAAGAGATGACAAAAAAATTTAAAAATGCAAAATATCTAGTTATAAATCAGAAAAAATACCGTACTAACAAGGATATTCTTGAAAAATCCTATTTTTTTCATGAGGATATTAAGTTACTGCTACAAAAAATAACAGAACAGGAATAA
- a CDS encoding ATP-binding cassette domain-containing protein encodes MIKIENLTKKINNKFIFNNLNLEIPLNKITFVIGKSGIGKSTLINLIAGFTKKDKGKISFFDKDGSEIKKPLVDVVFQDFNLIESLSIKNNILIANHILNRESDDLEIQQAANSIGIETNKLDQVAKNLSGGEKQRAAFLRSLSRKSDFILLDEPTGNLDHENSIALLDLLVKASENKTILIVSHDLELANQYADQIINLENLSVNVIENNKQINVESKNKHSNLISSQTYKKPGFLQKFKAALLLVLADLKSKITSFILVLVTFFALIFSMVIFMNLHVSAKNIVIDEIAQSNFDTIRVSEKGIVSLAPGEIDQLKKDNPKIKHTSLLYSPLFYYTFIYNGKEVSFKNRSIWPIDESDFFKNRYSSSFSKDKNFNSKFITNPNEVILSQKLIEELEIDNPIGKTIKIAHPGRFNFEQNHDNLERFSESATIVGVLDESLDDRANFSLVHTDKLKSVYQKSIQNEKESKFDEFEILLDNYFSSHLLEYASSRPSTLADDEINFTPNKIHKSFYENSNQVNSINLKKGTLPKNFNEIAVSSNITDKIGKLLQITNKKNTIIFKVVGVFDPEKNDENIAIFNNSIEKYSNELLPTSAVVYFDHDNLYNNINEFINKYSKPGVSRYYATSGGIDQVLNQLINSQHTLLLIIFASIIIFGIILLIFVSLYATNLSNFKKKSIGILKSLGGKTSQIFLYHWLNLVILSAFVFVFGIIFSISFVPLVYGAISNQNSVFPDYQQIAVIFIIIWLASFFILSIIYSLISYITYKKDIVTLLK; translated from the coding sequence ATGATAAAAATAGAAAATTTAACTAAAAAAATTAATAATAAATTTATTTTTAATAATTTAAATCTGGAAATTCCTTTAAATAAAATTACATTTGTAATTGGAAAATCTGGAATTGGGAAATCCACGCTAATTAACTTAATTGCCGGATTTACAAAAAAAGACAAAGGAAAAATCTCCTTTTTTGACAAAGATGGTTCTGAAATTAAAAAACCATTAGTTGATGTTGTTTTTCAAGACTTTAATTTAATTGAGTCATTAAGTATAAAAAATAATATTTTAATAGCAAATCACATTTTGAATCGCGAATCAGATGATTTAGAAATACAACAAGCCGCGAATTCTATTGGTATTGAAACCAACAAATTGGATCAAGTAGCAAAAAATTTATCTGGCGGTGAAAAACAACGTGCAGCATTTTTAAGAAGTTTATCAAGAAAAAGTGATTTTATTTTGCTTGACGAGCCAACTGGTAATTTGGACCATGAAAATTCCATTGCCTTACTCGATTTGTTAGTTAAAGCTTCTGAAAATAAAACAATTTTAATTGTTAGTCATGATTTAGAATTAGCAAACCAATATGCTGATCAAATTATTAATTTAGAAAATTTGTCCGTTAATGTTATAGAAAATAACAAACAAATTAATGTTGAATCCAAAAATAAACACTCAAACCTGATATCGAGCCAGACTTATAAAAAACCTGGTTTCTTACAAAAATTTAAAGCAGCTTTATTGCTTGTACTAGCGGATTTGAAATCAAAAATTACGAGTTTTATTTTAGTTCTAGTAACATTTTTTGCTTTAATTTTTAGCATGGTTATTTTCATGAACTTACATGTTTCAGCAAAAAATATAGTCATTGACGAGATTGCCCAATCCAATTTTGATACTATTAGAGTTAGCGAAAAGGGTATCGTTTCTTTAGCCCCTGGAGAAATCGACCAACTTAAAAAGGATAATCCCAAAATAAAACACACTAGTTTATTATATAGTCCGCTGTTTTATTATACATTCATCTATAATGGTAAGGAGGTTTCTTTTAAGAATAGGTCTATTTGACCAATTGATGAATCTGATTTTTTTAAAAACAGATATAGTTCTTCATTTAGCAAAGATAAAAATTTTAATAGCAAGTTTATTACCAATCCAAACGAAGTTATCCTCTCGCAAAAATTAATTGAAGAATTAGAAATCGATAATCCAATTGGAAAAACAATTAAAATTGCTCACCCTGGTCGATTCAATTTCGAGCAAAACCATGATAATTTAGAACGCTTTTCTGAATCAGCAACAATTGTGGGAGTTTTAGATGAGTCTCTTGATGATCGCGCCAATTTTTCGCTTGTTCACACAGATAAATTAAAGTCAGTTTATCAAAAATCAATACAAAATGAAAAAGAAAGTAAGTTTGATGAATTTGAGATTTTACTTGATAATTATTTTTCATCACACCTTTTAGAGTATGCTTCTAGTAGACCATCAACCCTGGCAGACGACGAGATAAATTTCACTCCCAATAAAATACATAAGTCTTTCTATGAGAATTCAAATCAAGTTAATTCAATAAATTTGAAAAAAGGTACATTGCCTAAAAATTTTAATGAAATAGCAGTTAGCTCGAATATAACTGATAAAATAGGTAAACTTTTACAAATTACTAATAAGAAAAACACTATAATTTTTAAAGTTGTTGGAGTGTTTGATCCCGAAAAAAATGATGAAAATATCGCTATTTTTAATAATAGTATTGAAAAATATTCCAACGAATTACTCCCAACAAGCGCTGTGGTTTATTTTGATCATGATAACTTATATAATAATATTAATGAATTTATAAATAAATATAGCAAACCAGGCGTTAGTCGTTATTATGCGACATCTGGCGGTATTGATCAAGTTCTAAATCAATTAATTAACTCTCAACATACTTTGTTATTAATTATTTTTGCGTCAATAATAATTTTTGGAATAATTTTGTTAATTTTTGTGTCATTATATGCAACAAATCTTTCCAACTTTAAGAAAAAATCAATCGGTATTCTAAAGTCTCTTGGTGGTAAAACATCACAAATTTTCTTGTATCATTGATTAAATTTGGTAATACTTTCTGCTTTTGTTTTCGTTTTTGGTATTATATTTTCAATTTCTTTTGTACCTTTAGTTTATGGTGCAATTTCAAATCAAAATTCAGTTTTTCCTGATTATCAGCAAATTGCCGTTATTTTTATAATTATCTGGCTTGCAAGTTTCTTTATTTTATCAATCATATATTCATTAATTTCTTATATAACTTATAAAAAAGATATTGTGACATTATTAAAATAA
- a CDS encoding glycine cleavage system protein H, whose product MKKIANFLIIEQKNEIFTIYLTAELQDDLGTIGFLKFTNKKQLEKDDVVAKIEASKTVFSIKTPLKCRIIELNQLAEKDPKILNSHESDKNWLFKAKDIDQSEFDELEDF is encoded by the coding sequence ATGAAAAAAATTGCTAATTTCTTGATAATTGAACAAAAAAATGAAATTTTTACTATCTATTTAACGGCCGAATTACAAGATGATCTTGGAACAATCGGATTTTTAAAATTTACAAATAAAAAACAACTAGAAAAAGATGATGTTGTCGCTAAAATTGAAGCGTCAAAAACTGTTTTTTCAATAAAAACACCCTTAAAATGTAGAATTATTGAACTAAATCAATTAGCTGAAAAGGATCCAAAAATTTTGAATTCGCATGAGTCAGACAAAAATTGACTTTTTAAAGCAAAAGATATAGACCAAAGTGAATTTGATGAACTTGAGGACTTTTAG